TctttctgctcttcttcttgtggctaattgttatttttaagtCTCCAAATGTCTTTATTATTAATTCTTGACtagatgatttgtttttgtattttcttatgTTGCTGTTACAGACATGATGCATTTCATATCTTATGTAATGCACTTTGAATTGGCTCTGTTCAAACCATAGACAGTAAATATGTACGTGGGAGAGTCTGAATCCTGTCTTCTGTttactgaccagcagggggcgactccactggtagtttctatacTGTAGAAGTCTATAGGAAATGACTCCTTCTCACTTTACGAGGTCAGGAaacattttcctctgttttcctcaAGTCTTCTTCATTACATCTGATGTTCATTTTTATGATTTACTGTAAATCCAGGACTGAGCAGCCTGGTGCGTGTGTGAACTTGTtcttctatctttgtgaggaccacaGAAACTACAGAGTGAGGAACTTCTGCCTCATTTTGTTTAGGATCAGAGTTAGAATGAGGATTAGGTTGTGCATTTAGTTGTGATAGTTATATTAAGGTAAGGAGCGAGGgaatacattgtgtgtgtgtgtgtgtgtgtgtgtgtgtgtgtgtgtgtgtgtgtctctcaccatAATGCTCTTCAGATGTTTGACCTCGTCCTCCTGCGCTCTGTACgtgtccagctcctcctggacCGACTCGGCCACCTCAGGGAAGGGACTGTGGACACAGAGCGCCGCTCAGTCCCCTCTGACCCGTCaacccacttcctgtttacagtaAACCGCCTCCCACTTTCATCTGTCTACACATCTTTTATAGTCCTGATGACACTTTATGGTTTATtgttattcacacacactcttctaTGAGGAGTCGTTCTGGGTTCAGTATCTTCAGCttgcagacagaggaagactgggatcgaaccgccgaccttctggttagaggacgaccgctctacccacTCCGCCACAGCCACCAAATTgtccaaacacacattttaatatgtCATGAACTTTATCGTTGATTATGATGTTTATTAAAATTTAtcccaaaatgtaaaatgttggaAACATGTGAATGAAGCTCGAGTTAAACTTTTCAGTCCGATGATCATGGAGCTGAACCTTCTCCTCCCGGTGAACTCACCTGCCCTTGTGCTTCTGCCAGAACCTGTCGGCGGCCGTGAGGTCGTAGgtcttcctgctcttcttctttgGTCTGGCGCCGGCAGGAGATGGCTCCACCCCTGCGCCCTCCTCCATCATCACCCTGTTCAGATGGAAGTCCTGGGGACAGAAACCAGAGCATCCATTCACCTGATGATGCCTCTGACCAGGGTCCAGGACCAGGGAGTCATAACCACAAAACCACAATACGGATTTCTGTAATATGAATTATTAGTTTAAGGAGTTTAGGTTTTCACTCGTGTGAACAAGTTGGTGGAAGAAGAGACGCGACTGAAGAGACTCTTTGGTGAATCTGGACGAAATGAGCAGGTCCAGTCATTTAAAATAACTGTTGAACATCTTCGTTGTTTAATCAGAGAATAAATCCTGgatttctatttaaaaacatCTGACATATTTACCGGactgatattaatgaaaacCAGTCAGCGGTTCTGCTTGTGGCCTGTGACGCATTcatgaaaaaacacatcagatggTTTTGAACAGAGTCACATTGTTTCACCTCCGAGCAGAAACTTCACGAGCCAGAATAAACTCAACACAAAGGAAAATTAGACCTGAAGACGAAAATGACACTAAACGACTCAgtaagtggtgtgtgtgtgttacataacacatcacaacacatcacaacacatcaTAACACATCATAACACATCATAACACATCCATGTAACTCTGCATTCCAGTGCTGCCAGTTTGAACCTCAGCACCTCAGCAGCTGACAGCACCTTGGCTCTGCATgagttactgtgtgtgtttcaacagaatccctgacacacacacacacacacacacacacacacacacacacacacacacacacgcacgcacacagacacgcgcacaaacacacacacacacagttgaactACAACGAGCAAAGGACAATGTGAATCAGTTTCTTTCTTCAACAACAAATGATGTTAAAACGTTTCATTAATGTTTCAAAGAGAGAAACTTCTGAAACTTCTTTTaagcatcaacacaaactcaCCAGGACGTCATGGATCAGCGCCTGATAGGTCCACGTGTGGTGGAGGGGCGTGGCCATGTCCACGTTACGATCAGCCAGAACGAACAGAGGCCTCTGGAAACTGGGGTCAAAGGGGACGAGGTCACGCAGAGTCAGagcaatgcatcatgggaagaAGAGTTTGATGCCGTGTCATTCAGTTTCATTGACAGGTGTGAAGTACCTGAACTGTCCAGCGGCCATGTTGTCTCCGGTGAAGAGGCTGTTCCTGGCGTCTCGCAGGTTCTCACGGAGCTTTTTGTCCAatttctacacacacagacacacacacacacacacacgaacacacgcgcacacacacacacacaaagagaaaattGCATGAGGCtgaaacagaaaattaaaaaggaggaactgggatcgaaccaccgagtTTCTGATTAGTGGGCAACACGCTCTAacacctgagccacagcctcCAAACCTGATTATATAATTTCTATACACTGTTGATGTCAAAGTATTGTGTGACGTCTCTGGATGTGCAATGGATATGATcgataaaaacatttattatataaacCTGTGAGCTAGATTAATTATTAACTCATAACAAACCATTATTAGTTTGAATGAGTTCTGCTCGTTGTCAACGTGCTGACAggcagaaatatgaaatatgtcaTTATGGTATTAAAGTGTATGAATCATCAACTCACCACAGCCACCATCTCTGCGGCGTTGCCTCTGGGACAGCGGATGATCGGCACCGCTCCTGATCATGTGACCACACACAGGTTGAGAAAAGATTCATCTCAttgcacacatacaaatatttaaaatgaaataaagaactTGAAGCTGAGGCGACATCTtctattatttaaataaaggaGACAATTCAGAGACAAAGGTTTTGTCTGAGACATGAAAGTTTGTGTTGGAGTTTGAACAACACATGAATATAAATGACAGTAAATCagcctggaacctggaacctgtTCTGGACTAAATCAGAAGAATCATTCTGGATTAAATAAAACCTGAAGTGAACACCTCCCTCTAGTGGACTCGACCGGTAACATACTGAGATTTAAAAACCTCATGAACTTGTATTATCATTCTTTTACTTCAGCTTGAGATCAGATTGTAAAACCTGAAGTGGAGCCGTGGGATCAAGGTCCGTTCTCTGGCTCCACATGTCAGGTTTGAACCCAGAACCCTCTGTGAGGCTAACCGCTGTACCACCGTGCcaccctggtgtgtgttcacCCTCAGAAACAAACTCACCCAGAGTGACGAAGAAGCAGAAGAGACTGTCCACGATGGTGTCCATGATGGCCTCCATGTCCGTGTCCTGGATGTCTGCTCGGTTTATGGCTGGAAACAATTAAGTGATGATGAGCATAGTTGTCAACACtaatcgtgtgtgtgttgtgtgttgtgtgtgtgtgtgtgtgtgttaccgtggTAGGAGATGAGCTCCTTGTTCTGGTGACACAGGATGAACATGTCGTCCTCCAGGGTGATGAAGTTCAGGTACTGATCAAACACCTGAAACGATCGGACAGTAACGTGAACACTGATCGTCTCCATGACTCAGACCAGTttgtctccatgacaacacaTGAACATTTATACAGAAACCATGAGATGACTGTTGTCAGGAAACTTCAATCTGATTTGTTTTATCTGATTAAGTCACATGACAAGTAATCAAACTAGTGacagactgtaaacaaagatggccgacatgtctccacttcctcctgttgtacaaacatgacaaataaatatcctgcagacaaacgctgccatctagtggtggtTTACAGTCAGTAGTGATGGTGGAGCCGAGGTATCCTGGTCCCGCCCACACAcgctctcaaccaatcaggagtcagtctcagctgttagTCACGTCGACTCAgcttgtttttatatcattaaataacaaattaaaccCGAACAAATTAAACATGGAGGTTTTTAagctatactgcagtcagccaccagggggcgatcaagacccTTTGGCCTCAGTTTaggtccatctttatttacaggatCTCACTCGTCAGTCGCACTAATGAGATGATGGGCGTAACCATGGTAACCTTGGTGACGAGGGTGACAGCGTTAGCCGCCAGAGCGGCGCTGGCGATGTCCTCCAGTTTGCTTCTGCTGATGGCAGAGATGAAGTTCAGGTAGTAGGACTCATACAGCTGGTTCCTCaggtcctacacacacacagacacacacagacacacacaagcacgttGAGAAGCTGTCTGTCAGGGTttcacaccaggtgtgtgtgtgtgtgtgtgtgtgtgtgtgtgtgtgtgtacctggcatATCCTGTCAATGTTCTCCTCTGTGGGCATGACGAAGTAGATGGCTGGTACGTCCTGGATGGGATCTCTGTCAGAGTGTAgcagactacacacacacacacacaaacacacactcagggtcTAGGACAGTTGTCAGGTATGGTCTGAAAGTCGCTGCTGGTTCTAGCTTCAGGTcagagtgtgttagtgtgttagtgtgtgttagtgtgtgttagtgtgtgtgtctcttacaGGTGCAGCGTGATGCCCATGTCCCTCAGCTCCTTGACcgacagcagaggagagatgatgtcCTGACCGAACCGGTCATAGATcagcacctacacacacacagacacacacacagacacacacacagacacacacacagttgtgtaaGTCTGCTCTGAGGAAACTCACAATGATAGTAATAGTATTTACAATAACGTGCACATGATTTCTTCCCGGTGCTGAGGTTGTGAGTTTGACGTGACGGTGTAACCACAGTAACCATGGCAGCCCCGTgtgtagcatgtgtgtgtagtatgtgtgtctgtggcatgtgtgtgtgtgttgtcttgtgTTACCTTCCATACTGGCTCAGCAGCTGAGTTCTTCAGTGGAGCAGCGTTGAAGTTCAGCATCCGCTTCAGAGCGACTGCAGAACCAAcacagatcatcatcatcatcatcatcatcatcatcatcatcatcatcatcatcatcatcatcatctcaatATCACACAGACTGGAGCAGGTTCATGTCTTCATACAGATATGAATTCATATCTATATGATTCAGATAGTTATGATTCATATTCACTGCCTGACGTGACTCTGACTCTGGTATGAATGTTGTTAAATCAAAGACCAGATCAGAGACAGTTCTCCACTGATCCCTGTGATAATAACAGGTTCGGTTTCCAGCTCGGAACCGGATGTTTACATCCAAACGTCTCTAGGAATAAAGATAAGGTTTCACACTGAAgctctgttagctgttagctgttagcttcaTCTCCTTCAGCAGCTAGGAGCCGGTTAGCATGTCAGTTAACTGGTTAGCATGTCAGTTAACTGGTTAGCTCGTCAGTGAACTAGTTAGCATGTCAGTTAACTGGTTAGCATGTCAGTGAACTGGTTAGCATGTCAGTGAACTGGTTAGCATGTCAGTTAACTGGTTAGCATGTCAGTTAACTGGTTAGCATGTCAGTTAACTGGTTAGCATGTCAGTGAACTGGTTAGCATGTCAGTTAACTGGTTAGCATGTCAGTGAACTGGTTAGCATGTCAGTTAACTGGTTAGCATGTCAGTGAACTGGGTAGCATGTCAGTTAACTGGTTAGCATGTCAGTTAACTGGTTAGCATGTCAGTTAACTAGTTAGCATGTCAGTTAACTGGTTAGCATGTCAGTTAACTAGTTAGCATGTCAGTTAACTGGTTAGCATGTCAGTTAACTAGTTAGCATGTCAGTTAACTAGTTAGCATGTCAGTTAACTGGTTAGCATGTCAGTTAACTGGTTAGCCGGTCAGTTAACTGGTTAACATGTCAGCTACTAGTTAGCTGGTTAGTTAACTGGTCTGAACGAGCAGGGGACGATCAGCTGTTTGATTCTGTGGTGAAACACCAGTTAACCACCGGCTCCTCGTTCACAGGACGTGGAGCCGGTGGTTAACTGGTCCAGTCAGCTGGTTCGGACCGGAAGTCCAGAACCGACCagcaggaaccagaggaaccagcaggaaccagaggaaccagtaGAACCACCGGAACCAGGAGAACCGGAGGAAAGCGTTTCACGGACCTGTCTGCTTGTCCCGCACCgaggccgccatcttggatgatgttgtgatgacgtgtcagagaggagggaaaaggcACGAGGTCTCACTCTGCTGATGTTTTCTGAGACCGGTCCGTCAAAGATGAGAGAAGTGGAAAGAGGTCTCACTCTTTATTACATTCTAATGTGGTTAAGTAACAAATCACAGTGACcttaataaacacacaaatcaaatatatatatgtacttaAAAATGTGGCTTGAGTATGAGAATATACTGAGTGATATTCTACTTCTGGTAAATTAATCCTGAGTTAACGTGTTAAAGTTCAGATCCAGCAGCACAACTAACAGAAAATCCCTTTGAAGACTTTGATTCGTTCTGATCAACAGACGCATCCTTTAATAAACCAGCATGTCAATCAAACCCCAGAATTCTGGAAAGATACAAATAACCGGGTAtcagtcattttattttgaaatgtatcTAAAAACCCTTTAAATAGAAGATGACGCATCTGTGGCAGAAAAACAGAGACTTAATAAAAACTGTTGGATGTCAATCAACtcaacatttcactttttattaatCTTCCAAAgtcaaagaagaaagaaaacgtcaaacaagaggaaaacaccaagaaaaacaaataacagcTCAAGTAtgtacaataaaaacacaactgcacTAAAGTAACTCCTCCGGGAAAGATTATAccacatgtttgatatttaatagaaaaggaaaaagttttttaatGTCACTTCAGTCTGAGCAGACATTTCATTTATCAGCTTCACCAGAGAAACAAGggatagaaaatatatatagaaatcATGTATAAAACAATTATACAGTTCTGAGTTAATGTGACTGGAACGATGAGGTCATCACTTGAATCTTTACGTCATCATTCACGAGATCGAAGTTTCAGCTTCGGTTTTATGAGGATTTTCTTCTCAAGGAAAATCAACGATATGTTTTAAACGATTCTTCAATCGTCAGATtatcaataatataaataacagTTGACAccgtgttgtcatggtgacgcAAACATTATATATAAGAATCAGATATTGCTGTAAATCTGTCCTGCTCATTATTCAGCAACAACTTCAGAGACAGATGGAAACGGGTCTAACGCTCCGTCGGGAGGAGGTGCACGTGGTGGCTGACGGCCTGCTCCATGCAGCTTTTAAAGGACTGGTAGGAGGAGCTGACGGGCAGGAGGAGGTGCTTAGAGCTGGGCTCGCTCTGAGGGAagagcccccccctccactcctcctcccctgaTCCGCCCATCTCCTCCACTCCTGGTGAGGAGGAGCGGAAGGGGTGGaggaaagagatggagggaggacggaggaggcCGGTAACTGGAagctcctctgctcctgtggCAAAGAGAAGGAGGTCCTGCAGGGAAATGGAGCTCCTTCCAACTGGggtggggggaggagaggaggaggagaggaggaggaagagatgaggaggagatgaggaggagaggagaagaggaggagaaggagaaggaggagatgaggggaaggagaggaagaggagaagaggaggaggacaggggaagaagaggaggagaggaggagaataagaggggaaccagaggagaagaggagaggaggaggaggtaaggAGAGGAGGATAGGAAGAGTGGAAGaagagaggtgaagaggaggaggagaagaggaggtgaggaggaggcgaagagaggagaagagaagaggagaagaggaggagatggagggaaggagaggaggaggagaagaagaggaggagaggagaagaggaggagaaaatgaggaggagaagatgaggagaagaggagaagaggtggaggagaggagaagaggaggagaggagatagaggaggagaagatgaggagaaaatgaggaggagaagaggatgaggagaagaggagaagagaagtgaacgagaagaagaggagatgaggaggaggagttataaataactttagACTCAGTGGGAGTGGATGTGTATTCGTTCTGGTTTCGAACCCGTGTGTAATACCTTCACACTCCAGCAGGAGGTGTCTCCAGAAGGTGACGACGGGCGTCTCCTtgtccagcttctcctcctcctcggacaagttgatgatgaagagtTGACCGAGCGTCTGAGCCGTGAGGCGACCGGCTGCTTCGCAGAAAACGCCGTAGAACACGGAGGGGAACAGCT
This Limanda limanda chromosome 12, fLimLim1.1, whole genome shotgun sequence DNA region includes the following protein-coding sequences:
- the scfd1 gene encoding sec1 family domain-containing protein 1, which encodes MAASVRDKQTVALKRMLNFNAAPLKNSAAEPVWKVLIYDRFGQDIISPLLSVKELRDMGITLHLLLHSDRDPIQDVPAIYFVMPTEENIDRICQDLRNQLYESYYLNFISAISRSKLEDIASAALAANAVTLVTKVFDQYLNFITLEDDMFILCHQNKELISYHAINRADIQDTDMEAIMDTIVDSLFCFFVTLGAVPIIRCPRGNAAEMVAVKLDKKLRENLRDARNSLFTGDNMAAGQFSFQRPLFVLADRNVDMATPLHHTWTYQALIHDVLDFHLNRVMMEEGAGVEPSPAGARPKKKSRKTYDLTAADRFWQKHKGSPFPEVAESVQEELDTYRAQEDEVKHLKSIMGLEGEDEGAISMLSDNTAKLTSAVSSLPELLEKKRLIDLHTNVATAVLDHIKSRKLDVYFEYEERLMSKATLDKTLLDIISDPDAGTPEDKMRLFLIYYITAPQAPPESDLEQYKTALLDTGCDLSPLNYIKQWKAFTKMAATPANYGNSGVKPMGLFSRVMNTGSQFVMEGVKNLVIKQHNLPVTRILDHLMEMKSHPETDDYRYFDPKMLRGSESSIPRNKNPFQEAIVFVVGGGNFIEYQNLVDYAKSKQGKKVVYGCSELFNATQFIKQLSQLGQK